From Methylomonas sp. EFPC3, a single genomic window includes:
- a CDS encoding LuxR C-terminal-related transcriptional regulator, translating into MKKNHAMAYLRQLCCSGLSKELVINEFLRTLPILIPSTSNVFSGVDAQLRPTYCIADFDMSEMAGTMVEVVSAFYTPERLSRAAAWLKRHPAITNPLLLDDRFYQSDIYNVVYRRFDMHHVLWLPTIDNGKPNGVLRLYRPRTQKPFGREDQALAGQLLPYLAHAIKAANDAQFRYEREATCGVIVMDPQGKILFQSPEARKLLHAASTPALDANHDRGKALLMTELARLCAKLQAVSRGHSAAPPCYRHTGAAGEFLFRAYWLESQSSESGSLIGISAEHREPLKLKLLRSLQHSALSPTQKEVAMLLTQGISFEQIGQSLHIKPATVKDHVGKIYGKLDVRQRDEVLPKLLALRA; encoded by the coding sequence ATGAAAAAAAATCACGCAATGGCTTATCTGCGCCAACTTTGCTGTTCCGGACTGAGCAAGGAATTGGTGATCAACGAATTTCTGCGCACCTTGCCCATCCTGATACCTTCCACCAGCAACGTCTTTTCCGGCGTCGATGCGCAGCTCAGACCGACTTACTGTATTGCCGATTTCGACATGAGCGAAATGGCCGGCACGATGGTCGAGGTGGTATCGGCGTTTTATACGCCGGAACGCTTAAGCCGGGCCGCAGCATGGCTGAAACGCCATCCGGCGATCACCAACCCCTTGCTGCTGGACGACCGCTTTTACCAAAGCGATATCTACAACGTCGTCTACCGCCGCTTCGACATGCACCATGTACTGTGGCTGCCTACCATCGACAACGGCAAACCGAATGGCGTGCTGCGCCTGTACCGGCCGAGAACCCAAAAACCCTTCGGCCGCGAGGATCAAGCACTGGCCGGCCAATTGCTCCCCTATCTGGCCCACGCGATAAAAGCGGCCAACGACGCCCAGTTCCGCTACGAACGCGAGGCGACTTGCGGAGTGATCGTCATGGACCCGCAAGGCAAAATCTTATTTCAAAGCCCGGAGGCGAGAAAGTTACTACACGCCGCATCTACCCCGGCGCTCGACGCCAATCACGACCGGGGAAAAGCCTTGTTAATGACGGAACTGGCCCGCCTCTGCGCGAAATTACAAGCAGTTTCCCGCGGCCACAGCGCCGCCCCGCCCTGTTACCGCCACACCGGTGCGGCCGGCGAATTTCTGTTCCGGGCCTACTGGCTGGAAAGCCAAAGCAGCGAGAGCGGCAGCCTGATCGGCATCAGCGCCGAACACCGCGAGCCGCTGAAGCTGAAACTGCTGCGCTCGCTACAGCATTCGGCGTTGTCGCCGACGCAAAAGGAAGTGGCAATGCTATTGACGCAAGGCATTTCGTTCGAGCAAATCGGCCAATCGCTGCACATCAAACCGGCTACGGTTAAGGACCATGTCGGAAAAATCTACGGCAAACTCGACGTCCGCCAGCGCGACGAGGTATTGCCGAAGTTGCTGGCACTGAGGGCTTAG
- a CDS encoding response regulator transcription factor produces MQILIVDDHTLFREALLHVLKQLDNNVLVHEAANTGEASNLLSHRRNLDLVLLDIDLPGQDGLSALPGMREQAPTVPIVVLSGSESSQHVNAALESGAVGYIPKSCSGHEMLTALRIVLQGDIYVPPRLLGKLDVAPTLKVETDAGQHPLTARQIEVLELMAQGLPNKSIARRLNLAEGTVKLHVAAILRALDAGNRTQAVTAAARLGLLPLATGL; encoded by the coding sequence ATGCAAATATTAATCGTCGACGACCACACCTTGTTTCGGGAAGCGCTGTTGCATGTGTTAAAGCAACTGGACAACAACGTGCTGGTCCACGAAGCGGCCAATACCGGCGAAGCCTCGAATCTGCTCAGCCACCGCCGCAATCTGGATTTGGTGTTGCTCGACATCGATCTGCCGGGACAAGACGGCCTCAGCGCCCTACCCGGCATGCGGGAGCAGGCGCCGACCGTGCCTATCGTGGTTTTGTCCGGCTCGGAAAGCTCGCAGCACGTCAACGCCGCCCTGGAATCCGGCGCGGTCGGCTACATTCCGAAATCTTGCAGCGGCCACGAGATGTTGACTGCCTTGCGCATCGTGTTGCAGGGCGACATTTACGTTCCGCCGCGCCTGCTCGGCAAACTCGACGTTGCGCCAACGCTGAAAGTCGAGACCGATGCCGGCCAACACCCGTTGACCGCACGCCAGATCGAGGTACTGGAACTGATGGCGCAAGGCTTGCCGAATAAATCGATCGCCCGCCGCTTGAATCTGGCCGAAGGCACCGTGAAACTGCATGTCGCAGCGATCTTACGCGCGCTGGATGCCGGCAATCGCACCCAAGCCGTCACCGCGGCGGCTCGGCTCGGACTGTTGCCGCTGGCCACAGGACTCTGA
- a CDS encoding ATP-binding protein: MNNSDRNLEAQIEVERLWVTTRQGKYVFFVMLPFTILIVVGLWQTAAHGLLLLWALVLTGINLFRWVVLHYYHLHKTALVDNVPKFKRLIMLGAALNGFWWVMCQVFFLDANDPVNVLVIAVPTITQVVGVMLTWFTYFPAVLVVNIPATIAIDYFLLSEGGGNYIVPAIIFSVLPIISIPSSLRLAGMLNHALRLNFENAALRRESEEKSLLLETALENMGQGITMSDTDDLLRMWNRQFTTLLGDGAGTVDSHARLSELLAAASPPITISAEGSSNYRGPDGKVYEIRQSGLAHGGRVVTYTDISDLIKREQALEKAKREAEQANAAKTRFLASASHDLRQPIHALGLFFAELSDRVAAPETQGLLAQIDDSIAAINSMLNALLDVSKLDAGVVKPAIEPFALDDLFQRLQSEFQPIAAENRNQLKIRLAPLLVNTDPAMLERMLRNLIGNALRHTGHGRVLVAARRRCGSAEIQVIDTGPGIPDNQLDEIFVEFHQLHNPARDRRQGLGLGLAIVKRLAKLLNHKIRVKSRLGHGSCFCLTLPLVAEAAITLPGPEPQNAVSPLHLLEDRRLLVIDDDVAVRDGMRGLLSRWGCRVFAAADLYQALAEIDDHQLRPELAIVDYRLPGDLSGIEVARELRRRLAYPLPILIVTGDTGPERLREADASGFPLLHKPVQPAKLRSTLQYMLSKPGRD; this comes from the coding sequence ATGAATAACTCGGACCGGAATCTCGAAGCGCAAATTGAAGTGGAACGGCTATGGGTGACGACCCGGCAGGGCAAATATGTGTTTTTTGTGATGCTGCCGTTTACGATCTTGATTGTGGTCGGCTTGTGGCAGACTGCCGCCCATGGCCTGTTGTTGCTTTGGGCTTTGGTTTTGACGGGTATCAACCTGTTTCGCTGGGTTGTCCTGCACTATTACCACTTGCATAAAACGGCGTTGGTCGACAACGTGCCGAAATTCAAACGCCTGATTATGCTGGGTGCCGCGCTCAACGGTTTTTGGTGGGTCATGTGCCAGGTGTTTTTTTTGGATGCCAACGATCCGGTCAACGTGCTGGTGATTGCCGTGCCGACTATTACTCAGGTTGTCGGGGTCATGTTGACCTGGTTTACCTATTTTCCGGCAGTGTTGGTCGTCAACATTCCGGCGACGATTGCGATCGACTATTTCCTGTTAAGCGAAGGCGGCGGCAACTACATCGTACCGGCCATCATTTTTTCGGTGCTGCCGATTATCAGCATTCCCAGCTCGCTAAGGCTGGCCGGGATGCTGAACCATGCCCTCCGCCTGAATTTCGAAAATGCCGCTTTACGCCGCGAGTCCGAGGAAAAATCCCTGTTGCTGGAAACGGCGCTGGAAAATATGGGGCAGGGCATCACGATGTCGGATACGGACGATCTGCTGCGCATGTGGAACCGCCAATTTACCACCTTGCTGGGCGACGGAGCTGGCACTGTGGACAGCCATGCCAGGCTTTCAGAGTTATTGGCGGCCGCCAGCCCGCCGATCACGATCAGCGCGGAAGGCTCGAGCAATTATCGCGGTCCTGACGGCAAGGTCTACGAAATCCGCCAATCCGGGTTGGCGCACGGCGGCCGAGTTGTCACTTACACCGACATCAGCGATTTGATCAAACGCGAACAAGCTTTGGAAAAAGCCAAGCGCGAGGCCGAACAGGCCAATGCTGCCAAGACCCGGTTTCTGGCTTCGGCCAGCCACGATTTGCGTCAGCCGATACACGCACTGGGCCTGTTCTTCGCCGAATTGTCGGACCGGGTGGCGGCGCCGGAAACCCAGGGTTTGCTGGCCCAGATCGACGACTCGATCGCCGCGATCAATTCGATGCTGAATGCTTTACTGGACGTATCGAAATTGGATGCCGGCGTGGTCAAGCCGGCGATCGAGCCGTTCGCGCTGGATGACTTATTCCAACGCCTGCAAAGCGAATTTCAGCCGATCGCCGCGGAAAACCGCAACCAGCTCAAGATTCGCCTCGCCCCATTACTGGTCAACACCGACCCGGCCATGCTGGAGCGGATGTTGCGCAATCTGATCGGGAACGCGTTACGCCATACCGGGCATGGCCGGGTATTGGTCGCTGCCCGCCGGCGTTGCGGCAGTGCCGAAATCCAGGTCATCGATACCGGCCCCGGTATTCCGGACAATCAGCTCGACGAGATCTTCGTCGAATTTCATCAACTGCATAATCCGGCCCGCGACCGCCGGCAAGGGTTGGGCTTGGGCTTGGCTATCGTCAAGCGTCTGGCGAAACTGTTGAACCATAAGATTCGAGTCAAATCCCGCTTGGGCCACGGCTCTTGTTTCTGTTTGACCCTGCCGTTGGTGGCGGAAGCCGCGATCACCTTGCCCGGTCCCGAGCCGCAAAATGCAGTGTCGCCGTTACATTTGCTGGAGGATAGACGGTTGTTGGTGATCGACGACGATGTCGCGGTGCGGGACGGCATGCGCGGCCTGCTGAGCCGCTGGGGCTGCCGCGTGTTTGCCGCGGCCGACCTGTACCAGGCTTTGGCCGAGATCGACGATCATCAATTGCGGCCCGAATTGGCGATCGTCGATTACCGCTTGCCGGGCGATTTGTCGGGGATCGAGGTGGCGCGGGAACTGCGCCGCCGGTTGGCATATCCGCTGCCGATACTGATCGTCACCGGCGATACCGGGCCGGAACGTTTGCGCGAAGCCGATGCCAGCGGTTTTCCGTTACTGCACAAACCGGTGCAACCGGCCAAGCTGCGCAGTACCTTGCAGTATATGCTCAGCAAACCCGGTAGGGACTGA
- a CDS encoding LuxR family transcriptional regulator produces MKQSNAIAYLRRLCCSGLSKEIVIAEFLRALPALIQSHHNTFSGTDARLYPQYHIAGFDLAGMRDTIPAIVAEFHTQERQQRAIAWFKDHPAIADARTVDPEFYRSDMYNLVYRPFDMHHVLWMPVAQNGRPVGVLGLYRSKNQAPFGTKEQMLLGHVQQYIVHALGNTAHAEPQYSENGRTGMMIMNSKGELLSQSREAEQLLSMARLPRLLVDGRREDRLLGRLSQLCANLTAVYRGQNVPPPQFCHINPYGRFWFRAYRLFDCQDQGSQLIGVTIEHQEPVALKILRAMQDLPLSPMQQEVAQCVAEGLSYDHIAKRLHIKLTTVKDHIGKIYTKLDIGQREELLPKLLAQAG; encoded by the coding sequence ATGAAACAATCTAACGCAATCGCCTATCTGCGCCGGCTGTGCTGTTCGGGTTTGAGTAAGGAGATTGTGATTGCCGAATTCTTGCGGGCATTGCCGGCTCTGATTCAATCGCACCACAATACGTTTTCCGGTACCGACGCCAGACTCTACCCGCAGTACCACATCGCCGGCTTCGATTTGGCCGGGATGCGCGACACCATTCCGGCCATCGTCGCCGAATTCCACACTCAGGAAAGGCAGCAACGGGCGATTGCCTGGTTTAAAGACCACCCGGCAATCGCCGACGCTCGCACCGTCGACCCCGAATTTTACCGTAGCGACATGTACAACTTGGTTTACCGGCCGTTCGATATGCACCACGTGTTATGGATGCCGGTAGCGCAGAACGGGCGGCCGGTCGGCGTGCTGGGTTTATACCGCAGCAAAAACCAGGCTCCGTTCGGCACCAAGGAACAAATGCTGCTCGGACACGTGCAGCAATACATCGTCCACGCCTTGGGCAATACCGCCCATGCCGAACCGCAATACAGCGAAAACGGTCGTACCGGTATGATGATCATGAACAGCAAGGGCGAACTGCTGAGCCAAAGCCGGGAAGCCGAACAGTTATTAAGTATGGCCAGATTACCCCGCCTGTTGGTCGACGGCCGCCGCGAAGACCGTTTGTTGGGCCGTCTCTCGCAACTTTGCGCCAATCTCACCGCCGTTTATCGCGGCCAAAACGTACCGCCGCCGCAGTTCTGCCACATCAACCCGTACGGCCGATTTTGGTTCCGCGCTTACCGCCTGTTCGATTGCCAGGACCAAGGCTCCCAACTGATCGGCGTCACCATCGAACACCAGGAACCGGTGGCCTTGAAAATTCTGCGGGCGATGCAGGACTTGCCGCTGTCGCCGATGCAACAGGAAGTCGCGCAATGCGTTGCCGAAGGCTTGTCGTACGATCACATTGCCAAACGCCTGCACATCAAACTGACCACGGTCAAAGACCACATCGGTAAAATCTACACCAAACTGGATATCGGCCAACGCGAGGAGTTGTTGCCTAAGCTGCTGGCGCAGGCCGGCTAG
- a CDS encoding alpha/beta hydrolase — protein MKLAHSTAAMLPLLAGLLNGCGGNLPQVATTNVAGRQVEFALSRRDTLPVVFETGLGGHFTWWEEVYPPIAESATALVYNRAGIGNSDAVASPRDGRHVVQELRELLISQKLAPPYVLVGHSLGGLYLQWYARYYPQEVAALILVDSTHPAQLKGQGAVEHWPFWWRWLFEVSLSAAAEGEFAEIDRTGDEVLAAPAFGAVPVIVLSAAQPLADTSALAVDSNRKRMELARLYPGAIQIWVDSGHAMPLERPEPIISAIREVLAAVQPKSQTVAMPSAQTPAGADTSR, from the coding sequence ATGAAGCTAGCGCATTCGACCGCGGCCATGCTGCCCTTGTTGGCCGGCCTGCTGAACGGCTGTGGCGGGAACCTTCCCCAGGTGGCGACGACCAATGTCGCCGGCCGCCAAGTGGAATTTGCCTTGAGCCGGCGCGATACCTTGCCGGTGGTGTTCGAAACCGGGCTGGGCGGACACTTCACTTGGTGGGAGGAGGTCTATCCGCCAATCGCCGAGTCGGCAACGGCCTTGGTTTACAACCGCGCCGGCATCGGCAACAGCGATGCAGTCGCATCGCCGCGCGACGGTCGCCATGTGGTGCAAGAGCTGCGTGAATTGCTGATCAGCCAGAAACTGGCGCCGCCCTATGTTCTGGTCGGCCATTCGCTGGGCGGTTTGTACCTGCAATGGTATGCCCGTTACTATCCGCAGGAGGTTGCGGCTTTGATTCTGGTGGATTCCACCCATCCAGCGCAACTGAAAGGCCAGGGGGCTGTGGAACATTGGCCGTTTTGGTGGCGTTGGCTGTTCGAAGTATCGTTGTCGGCCGCGGCCGAAGGCGAGTTCGCCGAAATCGATCGGACCGGCGATGAAGTACTCGCGGCGCCGGCATTTGGCGCCGTGCCGGTGATTGTGCTGAGCGCGGCGCAACCGTTGGCCGATACGTCGGCACTGGCCGTCGATAGCAATCGCAAACGAATGGAGCTGGCCCGGCTCTATCCGGGCGCAATTCAAATTTGGGTGGACAGCGGCCACGCCATGCCGCTGGAACGACCGGAGCCTATCATTTCGGCGATTCGCGAGGTGCTGGCCGCGGTACAGCCCAAGTCCCAAACGGTAGCGATGCCGTCGGCGCAAACGCCGGCAGGCGCCGACACTTCGCGCTAA